A part of Cannabis sativa cultivar Pink pepper isolate KNU-18-1 chromosome 6, ASM2916894v1, whole genome shotgun sequence genomic DNA contains:
- the LOC115724823 gene encoding uncharacterized protein LOC115724823 isoform X1: MSSFSDQLHEVKLSISLGTNKSFSYSTLLYLQEQSANCSASIQTLAEATPSLIPLMAADVQDQDEEIAGQALKCLGFMMYHSSLSAIISVAGVSLIMESLVKIITTTKIKSLCNLGVWCISIQQLNESVLVPHFDSLLQAVVHGVENPMGSLSTTYEAIQAIMRLGVQLPEKMRGFSHVWAPSIYRRLLSSDKRERDMSERCLLKIRSLILPPSLYLSKVLVKDMKQTLLTRMKDLLNHGNKVQTIRAWGWFIQLLGAYALKNRNLINDMLKIPELTFLDQDPQLQIASQVAWEGLIDALIHPGILPNTRNDAIEDECFQQMRASKIQNNEIQANGFSKSLKLIMTPLIGIMSSKCDASVYTSCFNTWCYLLHKLGSAVNCSSVKKLVLQPVCEAVFQNGPDHKSISVWNLCINLIDDLILAKCRDANIEPADSECNHLSATTSINGPWTSGKCPWKQYPIKWLPWELSQLEFHLKIINSLINQASKITVSHENRTLAYDASLRVFRSVVKGVQIDFKKASTTYDDILLSLNTILRFMKYLYDENSDGSDKNDFQIISLQLIEIVLEEIKPSVLGSPLYKVPLDLKYIESQSIADVDKSRHAKASGMCSLTYMDMVSPAVYLTVLYFCVVTQSDLNTSNAKFFQQAMQKYFKIILSSYEPQDNFVITIDLLYKHKGPSCLRMWTAIAESLKDCICDVENPSLFNVEYNNAYFSTCSLLSYPFIICYCYQKDFMSAKISGSLEESLVAPQNKLELEQAVGVWKSLYGSLRTSQLECFKANKFPEDLCDTIEEMLNNYNSIFESGNDVESCHMDLDIDLVSFYAGAMTCILESFQPSELIPNEKDGCSRHHKKLSGINSLLTMAIRFMMFLQTKVGKAPPIIPVMISRVEIYRIYSALAHFISCIHLKQDVLSLVEIISVPLLQWLAEIEMQDESTNDQFQVLWSETLKCLQRSQPPLIFDSAFLKLQSPLLEKTLDHSNPSISDPTIGFWNSTYGDQIKLHYPQNLLHVLDKLSRNGKVNLHKKSQAFVEQCDSRVGAVDTAPEKYRAIATHNMYSKRIELLQGNVDPKKNNEKNMPSLNLKRKRLELTEHQKEVRRAQQGRERDCGGHGLGGIRTYTNLDFSQGNEDSLDSQEIWNSESILDMPKDA, from the exons ATGTCGAGTTTCTCAGATCAGCTCCATGAAGTCAAGCTCTCCATTTCTTTGGGCACCAACAAGTCGTTTTCTTACTCAACCCTCTTGTATCTCCAAGAGCAGTCCGCTAACTGCTCTGCTTCAATTCAAACCCTCGCTGAAGCTACTCCAAGCTTAATCCCGTTAATGGCTGCCGATGTTCAAGATCAAGACGAAGAAAT TGCAGGACAAGCATTGAAATGTTTGGGCTTCATGATGTATCATTCATCCCTCAGTGCCATAATTTCAG TGGCGGGAGTCAGTTTGATTATGGAGTCATTGGTTAAAATCAtcacaacaacaaaaataaag TCATTATGCAATTTAGGAGTCTGGTGCATATCCATCCAACAACTTAATGAGTCAGTTCTTGTTCCTCATTTTGATTCTCTGTTGCAAGCAGTTGTCCATGGTGTTGAAAATCCTATGGGTTCCTTATCTACAACTTATGAGGCCATTCAG GCTATAATGAGGTTAGGAGTTCAATTACCTGAGAAGATGAGAGGATTCTCTCATGTCTGGGCTCCTTCAATATATAGAAGACTTCTCAGCTCTGACAAGAGGGAAAGAGATATGTCAGAACGGTGTCTACTAAAGATTAGATCTCTAATACTACCTCCTTCACTATATCTCTCAAAG GTACTTGTCAAAGATATGAAGCAAACATTGCTCACTAGGATGAAAGATCTACTAAACCATGGCAACAAGGTTCAGACAATTCGGGCATGGGGATGGTTTATCCAATTGTTGGGAGCCTACGCATTGAAGAACAggaatttaattaatgatatgcTTAAAATCCCCGAGCTTACATTTTTGGACCAAGATCCTCAACTTCAGATTGCTTCCCAG GTTGCATGGGAAGGTTTAATAGATGCTCTTATTCATCCTGGAATATTACCTAATACAAGAAATGATGCTATAGAGGACGAATGCTTTCAACAAATGAGAGCATCTAAAATCCAAAATAATGAAATCCAGGCAAATGGTTTCTCAAAAAGTTTGAAATTGATTATGACACCTCTAATAGGCATCATGTCAAGCAAATGTGATGCATCTGTTTACACATCCTGTTTCAACACATGGTGTTATCTTTTACATAAGCTTGGTTCTGCTGTTAATTGTTCCTCGGTGAAGAAGCTTGTGTTGCAACCTGTATGTGAAGCAGTTTTTCAGAATGGCCCTGATCATAAGAGCATTTCGGTGTGGAATCTGTGCATAAATTTAATTGATGATTTAATTTTAGCAAAGTGTAGAGATGCAAACATTGAGCCAGCTGACTCGGAATGCAATCATTTATCAGCTACAACCTCCATTAATGGACCTTGGACTTCTGGAAAGTGCCCATGGAAACAGTATCCTATTAAATGGTTGCCGTGGGAGCTGAGTCAATTGGAATTTCATTTAAAGATTATAAACAGTCTCATCAATCAAGCATCGAAGATAACTGTTTCCCATGAGAACAGAACTTTGGCATACGATGCTTCCTTGAGGGTATTTAGATCTGTTGTGAAAGGAGTCCAAATAGATTTCAAAAAAGCATCCACTACTTATGATGATATTTTGCTGTCTTTGAACACAATATTAAGGTTTATGAAGTACTTATATGACGAAAATTCTGATGGCAGTGACAAAAATGACTTTCAAATTATTTCCCTTCAGCTCATAGAGATTGTTCTTGAAGAAATAAAGCCGTCTGTGTTGGGTTCTCCTCTTTACAAGGTACCATTAGATCTCAAGTATATTGAAAGCCAGAGCATTGCTGATGTTGATAAAAGTAGACATGCAAAAGCTTCAGGGATGTGCTCTCTAACTTATATGGATATGGTTTCACCGGCAGTATATTTAACTGTACTGTACTTCTGTGTTGTGACCCAATCAGATTTAAACACTTCCAATGCCAAATTTTTTCAGCAGGCAATGCAGaagtattttaaaattattttatcatcTTACGAACCACAGGACAATTTTGTCATTACTATTGACTTATTGTACAAGCACAAAGGCCCAAGCTGCCTAAGGATGTGGACAGCAATAGCGGAAAGTCTTAAAGACTGCATATGTGATGTGGAAAATCCATCCTTATTTAACGTGGAGTACAACAATGCATACTTTTCCACATGTAGTCTGTTATCCTACCCATTCATCATATGCTATTGCTACCAGAAAGATTTTATGTCAGCAAAGATTAGTGGCTCACTGGAAGAGTCTCTTGTTGCACCACAGAATAAGCTAGAGTTGGAACAAGCTGTTGGAGTTTGGAAGTCACTCTATGGCTCTCTTCGTACCTCGCAATTGGAGTGTTTCAAAGCTAACAAATTTCCTGAGGATCTTTGTGACACAATAGAGGAGATGCTTAACAATTACAATAGCATATTTGAGTCTGGTAATGATGTTGAATCGTGCCACATGGATTTGGATATTGACCTGGTCTCCTTCTATGCTGGTGCCATGACTTGTATTCTTGAAAGTTTCCAACCTTCAGAATTGATTCCAAATGAAAAAGATGGATGTAGCAGGCATCACAAGAAATTAAGTGGCATAAACAGTTTGTTGACAATGGCTATTAG ATTTATGATGTTTTTGCAGACAAAGGTAGGAAAAGCCCCACCAATTATTCCTGTTATGATCTCGAGG GTGGAAATTTACAGGATATACTCTGCATTGGCGCACTTTATTAGTTGTATTCACTTGAAACAAGATGTTCTTTCATTGGTTGAG ATAATCTCCGTTCCATTGCTCCAATGGCTGGCAGAAATAGAGATGCAAGATGAAAGCACCAATGATCAATTTCAAGTCTTATGGTCAGAAACCCTGAAATGCCTACAGAGGAGTCAGCCACCACTAATTTTTGATTCTGCATTCCTTAAACTCCAATCACCTCTCCTTGAAAAAACTCTTGATCATTCTAATCCATCCATATCGGATCCAACAATCGGCTTTTGGAATTCAACATATGGTGATCAAATTAAGTTGCATTACCCTCAAAACTTGCTCCATGTCCTAGACAAACTATCCCGAAACGGAAAAGTAAATCTCCACAAGAAAAGTCAAGCATTTGTTGAGCAATGTGATTCTCGAGTTGGAGCAGTAGACACTGCTCCAGAAAAATACAGGGCGATTGCCACTCATAACATGTATTCCAAGAGGATAGAACTATTACAGGGTAATGTGGACCCTAAGAAAAATAATGAGAAGAACATGCCATCTTTAAATTTGAAAAGGAAGAGATTAGAGTTAACTGAGCATCAGAAGGAGGTAAGAAGGGCACAACAAGGCAGGGAAAGAGATTGCGGAGGACATGGGCTCGGTGGGATTCGTACTTACACAAACCTTGATTTTTCACAAGGGAATGAGGATTCACTTGATAGCCAAGAAATCTGGAATTCAGAATCCATATTGGACATGCCAAAAGATGCCTAG
- the LOC115724823 gene encoding uncharacterized protein LOC115724823 isoform X3, which produces MMYHSSLSAIISVAGVSLIMESLVKIITTTKIKSLCNLGVWCISIQQLNESVLVPHFDSLLQAVVHGVENPMGSLSTTYEAIQAIMRLGVQLPEKMRGFSHVWAPSIYRRLLSSDKRERDMSERCLLKIRSLILPPSLYLSKVLVKDMKQTLLTRMKDLLNHGNKVQTIRAWGWFIQLLGAYALKNRNLINDMLKIPELTFLDQDPQLQIASQVAWEGLIDALIHPGILPNTRNDAIEDECFQQMRASKIQNNEIQANGFSKSLKLIMTPLIGIMSSKCDASVYTSCFNTWCYLLHKLGSAVNCSSVKKLVLQPVCEAVFQNGPDHKSISVWNLCINLIDDLILAKCRDANIEPADSECNHLSATTSINGPWTSGKCPWKQYPIKWLPWELSQLEFHLKIINSLINQASKITVSHENRTLAYDASLRVFRSVVKGVQIDFKKASTTYDDILLSLNTILRFMKYLYDENSDGSDKNDFQIISLQLIEIVLEEIKPSVLGSPLYKVPLDLKYIESQSIADVDKSRHAKASGMCSLTYMDMVSPAVYLTVLYFCVVTQSDLNTSNAKFFQQAMQKYFKIILSSYEPQDNFVITIDLLYKHKGPSCLRMWTAIAESLKDCICDVENPSLFNVEYNNAYFSTCSLLSYPFIICYCYQKDFMSAKISGSLEESLVAPQNKLELEQAVGVWKSLYGSLRTSQLECFKANKFPEDLCDTIEEMLNNYNSIFESGNDVESCHMDLDIDLVSFYAGAMTCILESFQPSELIPNEKDGCSRHHKKLSGINSLLTMAIRFMMFLQTKVGKAPPIIPVMISRVEIYRIYSALAHFISCIHLKQDVLSLVEIISVPLLQWLAEIEMQDESTNDQFQVLWSETLKCLQRSQPPLIFDSAFLKLQSPLLEKTLDHSNPSISDPTIGFWNSTYGDQIKLHYPQNLLHVLDKLSRNGKVNLHKKSQAFVEQCDSRVGAVDTAPEKYRAIATHNMYSKRIELLQGNVDPKKNNEKNMPSLNLKRKRLELTEHQKEVRRAQQGRERDCGGHGLGGIRTYTNLDFSQGNEDSLDSQEIWNSESILDMPKDA; this is translated from the exons ATGATGTATCATTCATCCCTCAGTGCCATAATTTCAG TGGCGGGAGTCAGTTTGATTATGGAGTCATTGGTTAAAATCAtcacaacaacaaaaataaag TCATTATGCAATTTAGGAGTCTGGTGCATATCCATCCAACAACTTAATGAGTCAGTTCTTGTTCCTCATTTTGATTCTCTGTTGCAAGCAGTTGTCCATGGTGTTGAAAATCCTATGGGTTCCTTATCTACAACTTATGAGGCCATTCAG GCTATAATGAGGTTAGGAGTTCAATTACCTGAGAAGATGAGAGGATTCTCTCATGTCTGGGCTCCTTCAATATATAGAAGACTTCTCAGCTCTGACAAGAGGGAAAGAGATATGTCAGAACGGTGTCTACTAAAGATTAGATCTCTAATACTACCTCCTTCACTATATCTCTCAAAG GTACTTGTCAAAGATATGAAGCAAACATTGCTCACTAGGATGAAAGATCTACTAAACCATGGCAACAAGGTTCAGACAATTCGGGCATGGGGATGGTTTATCCAATTGTTGGGAGCCTACGCATTGAAGAACAggaatttaattaatgatatgcTTAAAATCCCCGAGCTTACATTTTTGGACCAAGATCCTCAACTTCAGATTGCTTCCCAG GTTGCATGGGAAGGTTTAATAGATGCTCTTATTCATCCTGGAATATTACCTAATACAAGAAATGATGCTATAGAGGACGAATGCTTTCAACAAATGAGAGCATCTAAAATCCAAAATAATGAAATCCAGGCAAATGGTTTCTCAAAAAGTTTGAAATTGATTATGACACCTCTAATAGGCATCATGTCAAGCAAATGTGATGCATCTGTTTACACATCCTGTTTCAACACATGGTGTTATCTTTTACATAAGCTTGGTTCTGCTGTTAATTGTTCCTCGGTGAAGAAGCTTGTGTTGCAACCTGTATGTGAAGCAGTTTTTCAGAATGGCCCTGATCATAAGAGCATTTCGGTGTGGAATCTGTGCATAAATTTAATTGATGATTTAATTTTAGCAAAGTGTAGAGATGCAAACATTGAGCCAGCTGACTCGGAATGCAATCATTTATCAGCTACAACCTCCATTAATGGACCTTGGACTTCTGGAAAGTGCCCATGGAAACAGTATCCTATTAAATGGTTGCCGTGGGAGCTGAGTCAATTGGAATTTCATTTAAAGATTATAAACAGTCTCATCAATCAAGCATCGAAGATAACTGTTTCCCATGAGAACAGAACTTTGGCATACGATGCTTCCTTGAGGGTATTTAGATCTGTTGTGAAAGGAGTCCAAATAGATTTCAAAAAAGCATCCACTACTTATGATGATATTTTGCTGTCTTTGAACACAATATTAAGGTTTATGAAGTACTTATATGACGAAAATTCTGATGGCAGTGACAAAAATGACTTTCAAATTATTTCCCTTCAGCTCATAGAGATTGTTCTTGAAGAAATAAAGCCGTCTGTGTTGGGTTCTCCTCTTTACAAGGTACCATTAGATCTCAAGTATATTGAAAGCCAGAGCATTGCTGATGTTGATAAAAGTAGACATGCAAAAGCTTCAGGGATGTGCTCTCTAACTTATATGGATATGGTTTCACCGGCAGTATATTTAACTGTACTGTACTTCTGTGTTGTGACCCAATCAGATTTAAACACTTCCAATGCCAAATTTTTTCAGCAGGCAATGCAGaagtattttaaaattattttatcatcTTACGAACCACAGGACAATTTTGTCATTACTATTGACTTATTGTACAAGCACAAAGGCCCAAGCTGCCTAAGGATGTGGACAGCAATAGCGGAAAGTCTTAAAGACTGCATATGTGATGTGGAAAATCCATCCTTATTTAACGTGGAGTACAACAATGCATACTTTTCCACATGTAGTCTGTTATCCTACCCATTCATCATATGCTATTGCTACCAGAAAGATTTTATGTCAGCAAAGATTAGTGGCTCACTGGAAGAGTCTCTTGTTGCACCACAGAATAAGCTAGAGTTGGAACAAGCTGTTGGAGTTTGGAAGTCACTCTATGGCTCTCTTCGTACCTCGCAATTGGAGTGTTTCAAAGCTAACAAATTTCCTGAGGATCTTTGTGACACAATAGAGGAGATGCTTAACAATTACAATAGCATATTTGAGTCTGGTAATGATGTTGAATCGTGCCACATGGATTTGGATATTGACCTGGTCTCCTTCTATGCTGGTGCCATGACTTGTATTCTTGAAAGTTTCCAACCTTCAGAATTGATTCCAAATGAAAAAGATGGATGTAGCAGGCATCACAAGAAATTAAGTGGCATAAACAGTTTGTTGACAATGGCTATTAG ATTTATGATGTTTTTGCAGACAAAGGTAGGAAAAGCCCCACCAATTATTCCTGTTATGATCTCGAGG GTGGAAATTTACAGGATATACTCTGCATTGGCGCACTTTATTAGTTGTATTCACTTGAAACAAGATGTTCTTTCATTGGTTGAG ATAATCTCCGTTCCATTGCTCCAATGGCTGGCAGAAATAGAGATGCAAGATGAAAGCACCAATGATCAATTTCAAGTCTTATGGTCAGAAACCCTGAAATGCCTACAGAGGAGTCAGCCACCACTAATTTTTGATTCTGCATTCCTTAAACTCCAATCACCTCTCCTTGAAAAAACTCTTGATCATTCTAATCCATCCATATCGGATCCAACAATCGGCTTTTGGAATTCAACATATGGTGATCAAATTAAGTTGCATTACCCTCAAAACTTGCTCCATGTCCTAGACAAACTATCCCGAAACGGAAAAGTAAATCTCCACAAGAAAAGTCAAGCATTTGTTGAGCAATGTGATTCTCGAGTTGGAGCAGTAGACACTGCTCCAGAAAAATACAGGGCGATTGCCACTCATAACATGTATTCCAAGAGGATAGAACTATTACAGGGTAATGTGGACCCTAAGAAAAATAATGAGAAGAACATGCCATCTTTAAATTTGAAAAGGAAGAGATTAGAGTTAACTGAGCATCAGAAGGAGGTAAGAAGGGCACAACAAGGCAGGGAAAGAGATTGCGGAGGACATGGGCTCGGTGGGATTCGTACTTACACAAACCTTGATTTTTCACAAGGGAATGAGGATTCACTTGATAGCCAAGAAATCTGGAATTCAGAATCCATATTGGACATGCCAAAAGATGCCTAG
- the LOC115724823 gene encoding uncharacterized protein LOC115724823 isoform X2, which translates to MSSFSDQLHEVKLSISLGTNKSFSYSTLLYLQEQSANCSASIQTLAEATPSLIPLMAADVQDQDEEIAGQALKCLGFMMYHSSLSAIISVAGVSLIMESLVKIITTTKIKSLCNLGVWCISIQQLNESVLVPHFDSLLQAVVHGVENPMGSLSTTYEAIQAIMRLGVQLPEKMRGFSHVWAPSIYRRLLSSDKRERDMSERCLLKIRSLILPPSLYLSKVLVKDMKQTLLTRMKDLLNHGNKVQTIRAWGWFIQLLGAYALKNRNLINDMLKIPELTFLDQDPQLQIASQVAWEGLIDALIHPGILPNTRNDAIEDECFQQMRASKIQNNEIQANGFSKSLKLIMTPLIGIMSSKCDASVYTSCFNTWCYLLHKLGSAVNCSSVKKLVLQPVCEAVFQNGPDHKSISVWNLCINLIDDLILAKCRDANIEPADSECNHLSATTSINGPWTSGKCPWKQYPIKWLPWELSQLEFHLKIINSLINQASKITVSHENRTLAYDASLRVFRSVVKGVQIDFKKASTTYDDILLSLNTILRFMKYLYDENSDGSDKNDFQIISLQLIEIVLEEIKPSVLGSPLYKVPLDLKYIESQSIADVDKSRHAKASGMCSLTYMDMVSPAVYLTVLYFCVVTQSDLNTSNAKFFQQAMQKYFKIILSSYEPQDNFVITIDLLYKHKGPSCLRMWTAIAESLKDCICDVENPSLFNVEYNNAYFSTCSLLSYPFIICYCYQKDFMSAKISGSLEESLVAPQNKLELEQAVGVWKSLYGSLRTSQLECFKANKFPEDLCDTIEEMLNNYNSIFESGNDVESCHMDLDIDLVSFYAGAMTCILESFQPSELIPNEKDGCSRHHKKLSGINSLLTMAIRFMMFLQTKVGKAPPIIPVMISRIYSALAHFISCIHLKQDVLSLVEIISVPLLQWLAEIEMQDESTNDQFQVLWSETLKCLQRSQPPLIFDSAFLKLQSPLLEKTLDHSNPSISDPTIGFWNSTYGDQIKLHYPQNLLHVLDKLSRNGKVNLHKKSQAFVEQCDSRVGAVDTAPEKYRAIATHNMYSKRIELLQGNVDPKKNNEKNMPSLNLKRKRLELTEHQKEVRRAQQGRERDCGGHGLGGIRTYTNLDFSQGNEDSLDSQEIWNSESILDMPKDA; encoded by the exons ATGTCGAGTTTCTCAGATCAGCTCCATGAAGTCAAGCTCTCCATTTCTTTGGGCACCAACAAGTCGTTTTCTTACTCAACCCTCTTGTATCTCCAAGAGCAGTCCGCTAACTGCTCTGCTTCAATTCAAACCCTCGCTGAAGCTACTCCAAGCTTAATCCCGTTAATGGCTGCCGATGTTCAAGATCAAGACGAAGAAAT TGCAGGACAAGCATTGAAATGTTTGGGCTTCATGATGTATCATTCATCCCTCAGTGCCATAATTTCAG TGGCGGGAGTCAGTTTGATTATGGAGTCATTGGTTAAAATCAtcacaacaacaaaaataaag TCATTATGCAATTTAGGAGTCTGGTGCATATCCATCCAACAACTTAATGAGTCAGTTCTTGTTCCTCATTTTGATTCTCTGTTGCAAGCAGTTGTCCATGGTGTTGAAAATCCTATGGGTTCCTTATCTACAACTTATGAGGCCATTCAG GCTATAATGAGGTTAGGAGTTCAATTACCTGAGAAGATGAGAGGATTCTCTCATGTCTGGGCTCCTTCAATATATAGAAGACTTCTCAGCTCTGACAAGAGGGAAAGAGATATGTCAGAACGGTGTCTACTAAAGATTAGATCTCTAATACTACCTCCTTCACTATATCTCTCAAAG GTACTTGTCAAAGATATGAAGCAAACATTGCTCACTAGGATGAAAGATCTACTAAACCATGGCAACAAGGTTCAGACAATTCGGGCATGGGGATGGTTTATCCAATTGTTGGGAGCCTACGCATTGAAGAACAggaatttaattaatgatatgcTTAAAATCCCCGAGCTTACATTTTTGGACCAAGATCCTCAACTTCAGATTGCTTCCCAG GTTGCATGGGAAGGTTTAATAGATGCTCTTATTCATCCTGGAATATTACCTAATACAAGAAATGATGCTATAGAGGACGAATGCTTTCAACAAATGAGAGCATCTAAAATCCAAAATAATGAAATCCAGGCAAATGGTTTCTCAAAAAGTTTGAAATTGATTATGACACCTCTAATAGGCATCATGTCAAGCAAATGTGATGCATCTGTTTACACATCCTGTTTCAACACATGGTGTTATCTTTTACATAAGCTTGGTTCTGCTGTTAATTGTTCCTCGGTGAAGAAGCTTGTGTTGCAACCTGTATGTGAAGCAGTTTTTCAGAATGGCCCTGATCATAAGAGCATTTCGGTGTGGAATCTGTGCATAAATTTAATTGATGATTTAATTTTAGCAAAGTGTAGAGATGCAAACATTGAGCCAGCTGACTCGGAATGCAATCATTTATCAGCTACAACCTCCATTAATGGACCTTGGACTTCTGGAAAGTGCCCATGGAAACAGTATCCTATTAAATGGTTGCCGTGGGAGCTGAGTCAATTGGAATTTCATTTAAAGATTATAAACAGTCTCATCAATCAAGCATCGAAGATAACTGTTTCCCATGAGAACAGAACTTTGGCATACGATGCTTCCTTGAGGGTATTTAGATCTGTTGTGAAAGGAGTCCAAATAGATTTCAAAAAAGCATCCACTACTTATGATGATATTTTGCTGTCTTTGAACACAATATTAAGGTTTATGAAGTACTTATATGACGAAAATTCTGATGGCAGTGACAAAAATGACTTTCAAATTATTTCCCTTCAGCTCATAGAGATTGTTCTTGAAGAAATAAAGCCGTCTGTGTTGGGTTCTCCTCTTTACAAGGTACCATTAGATCTCAAGTATATTGAAAGCCAGAGCATTGCTGATGTTGATAAAAGTAGACATGCAAAAGCTTCAGGGATGTGCTCTCTAACTTATATGGATATGGTTTCACCGGCAGTATATTTAACTGTACTGTACTTCTGTGTTGTGACCCAATCAGATTTAAACACTTCCAATGCCAAATTTTTTCAGCAGGCAATGCAGaagtattttaaaattattttatcatcTTACGAACCACAGGACAATTTTGTCATTACTATTGACTTATTGTACAAGCACAAAGGCCCAAGCTGCCTAAGGATGTGGACAGCAATAGCGGAAAGTCTTAAAGACTGCATATGTGATGTGGAAAATCCATCCTTATTTAACGTGGAGTACAACAATGCATACTTTTCCACATGTAGTCTGTTATCCTACCCATTCATCATATGCTATTGCTACCAGAAAGATTTTATGTCAGCAAAGATTAGTGGCTCACTGGAAGAGTCTCTTGTTGCACCACAGAATAAGCTAGAGTTGGAACAAGCTGTTGGAGTTTGGAAGTCACTCTATGGCTCTCTTCGTACCTCGCAATTGGAGTGTTTCAAAGCTAACAAATTTCCTGAGGATCTTTGTGACACAATAGAGGAGATGCTTAACAATTACAATAGCATATTTGAGTCTGGTAATGATGTTGAATCGTGCCACATGGATTTGGATATTGACCTGGTCTCCTTCTATGCTGGTGCCATGACTTGTATTCTTGAAAGTTTCCAACCTTCAGAATTGATTCCAAATGAAAAAGATGGATGTAGCAGGCATCACAAGAAATTAAGTGGCATAAACAGTTTGTTGACAATGGCTATTAG ATTTATGATGTTTTTGCAGACAAAGGTAGGAAAAGCCCCACCAATTATTCCTGTTATGATCTCGAG GATATACTCTGCATTGGCGCACTTTATTAGTTGTATTCACTTGAAACAAGATGTTCTTTCATTGGTTGAG ATAATCTCCGTTCCATTGCTCCAATGGCTGGCAGAAATAGAGATGCAAGATGAAAGCACCAATGATCAATTTCAAGTCTTATGGTCAGAAACCCTGAAATGCCTACAGAGGAGTCAGCCACCACTAATTTTTGATTCTGCATTCCTTAAACTCCAATCACCTCTCCTTGAAAAAACTCTTGATCATTCTAATCCATCCATATCGGATCCAACAATCGGCTTTTGGAATTCAACATATGGTGATCAAATTAAGTTGCATTACCCTCAAAACTTGCTCCATGTCCTAGACAAACTATCCCGAAACGGAAAAGTAAATCTCCACAAGAAAAGTCAAGCATTTGTTGAGCAATGTGATTCTCGAGTTGGAGCAGTAGACACTGCTCCAGAAAAATACAGGGCGATTGCCACTCATAACATGTATTCCAAGAGGATAGAACTATTACAGGGTAATGTGGACCCTAAGAAAAATAATGAGAAGAACATGCCATCTTTAAATTTGAAAAGGAAGAGATTAGAGTTAACTGAGCATCAGAAGGAGGTAAGAAGGGCACAACAAGGCAGGGAAAGAGATTGCGGAGGACATGGGCTCGGTGGGATTCGTACTTACACAAACCTTGATTTTTCACAAGGGAATGAGGATTCACTTGATAGCCAAGAAATCTGGAATTCAGAATCCATATTGGACATGCCAAAAGATGCCTAG